The proteins below come from a single Rhodohalobacter sp. SW132 genomic window:
- a CDS encoding CrcB family protein: protein MTEVLLVGLGGAIGAVLRYLTGLAALKLFSGSSVYTGTLFANVIGCFLAGVLLSFFSLSVNAPESIVLFLTVGILGSYTTFSTFALENGKLLSGPVSKLLLYLFWQIAGAFGALVTGYELTRLMLGAA from the coding sequence ATGACAGAGGTGCTTCTTGTTGGATTGGGCGGAGCCATCGGCGCTGTGCTTCGCTACCTCACAGGGCTTGCTGCATTAAAACTTTTCAGTGGGTCTTCTGTCTACACCGGCACTTTATTCGCCAATGTAATCGGATGTTTCCTGGCAGGAGTTCTGCTCTCTTTTTTCAGCTTGTCGGTAAATGCCCCGGAAAGTATCGTTCTGTTTTTGACTGTCGGCATCCTGGGATCCTATACCACGTTTTCAACATTTGCCCTGGAAAATGGAAAACTTTTATCGGGGCCGGTCTCAAAACTGCTGCTCTACCTTTTCTGGCAGATAGCTGGTGCATTTGGTGCTCTTGTTACGGGATATGAACTTACCCGTTTGATGCTGGGGGCTGCCTGA
- a CDS encoding amidohydrolase family protein yields MIQNLLRSALLFLSLLLISCTGSADDRTYDLLITNASIADGTGGEITQGNILVHNGVIEAVGEIDPDRSRVTTVIDADGRIVSPGFIDTHSHGNPLDTPRFDNFLSMGVTTVSLGQDGRSPGLDDVNAWMDEVDQTGTGPNIVYFAGHNSLRQAVDAPRITGLDSSYIEEMQTILQRALEAGAFGLTTGLEYDHGTFADMDELVALAEPVADAGALVMSHMRSEDDDEIEASVRELISQGRGSGANVHASHIKIVFGDDPGQAESVLALMDEAREDGVQITADVYPYTASFTGIAIVFPEWALPPNDFDEVVENRRGELAEYLRNRVNLRNGPEATLFGTDPWAGMTLAEVADELDKPFEDVLIDDIGPRGASAAYFVMDEEVMKRFMLDPHVMISSDGSPTMRHPRGYGSFAKIIRQYINEENLMPLEEAIYKMSGLPAETLGLTDTSKTDTPRGLIREGFAADLLIFDPADVRDNATFEDPHQYAEGFEWVFVNGTAVIDEGVLNQTLPAGVIRRKISSNSY; encoded by the coding sequence ATGATTCAAAATCTTTTGCGATCTGCTCTGCTTTTTCTCTCTCTGCTTCTCATTTCATGTACCGGCTCTGCAGATGACCGCACCTACGATCTGCTAATAACAAACGCCTCTATCGCCGACGGAACGGGAGGAGAAATCACACAGGGAAATATCCTGGTTCATAATGGAGTGATTGAAGCAGTAGGTGAGATTGATCCCGATCGCAGCAGAGTTACAACGGTGATTGATGCGGATGGACGAATCGTTTCTCCGGGTTTTATCGATACACACTCACACGGAAATCCGCTTGATACCCCGCGCTTTGATAATTTTCTTTCGATGGGAGTTACAACCGTCAGCCTGGGCCAGGATGGACGCAGCCCCGGCCTCGATGATGTAAACGCCTGGATGGATGAGGTGGATCAAACAGGAACCGGCCCGAATATCGTATACTTTGCCGGCCACAATTCGCTCCGGCAAGCGGTTGATGCGCCGCGAATAACGGGGCTTGACTCTTCATACATCGAAGAAATGCAGACGATCCTTCAGCGGGCGCTGGAAGCCGGCGCTTTTGGGTTAACAACCGGACTTGAGTACGATCACGGTACATTTGCGGATATGGATGAACTTGTTGCGCTTGCTGAACCGGTGGCGGATGCAGGCGCCCTGGTGATGAGCCATATGCGCAGCGAAGATGATGATGAAATTGAAGCGTCTGTAAGGGAACTGATCAGCCAGGGTCGCGGATCGGGTGCAAATGTTCACGCATCCCACATCAAGATTGTATTTGGGGATGATCCCGGACAGGCTGAATCGGTATTGGCTCTGATGGACGAAGCGCGCGAGGATGGTGTCCAAATTACGGCAGATGTTTATCCATATACAGCAAGTTTTACCGGCATAGCAATTGTATTTCCCGAGTGGGCACTGCCGCCAAACGATTTTGATGAGGTTGTAGAGAATCGCAGAGGTGAGCTGGCGGAATATCTCAGAAACCGGGTGAATCTCAGAAATGGTCCGGAAGCTACGCTTTTTGGAACGGATCCCTGGGCGGGAATGACACTCGCTGAAGTTGCCGATGAGCTGGACAAACCATTCGAAGATGTACTGATTGACGACATCGGCCCGCGCGGCGCAAGTGCAGCTTATTTTGTGATGGATGAAGAGGTAATGAAACGATTTATGCTTGATCCACACGTAATGATCAGTTCTGATGGCAGCCCAACCATGCGCCATCCGCGCGGATATGGAAGTTTTGCGAAAATTATTCGTCAGTATATAAACGAAGAGAACCTGATGCCGCTCGAAGAGGCGATCTACAAAATGAGCGGGCTTCCGGCCGAAACCCTGGGTCTGACGGATACCTCAAAAACAGACACTCCTCGCGGTTTGATTCGTGAAGGATTTGCTGCCGACCTTTTGATTTTTGATCCGGCCGATGTTCGGGATAACGCCACGTTTGAAGATCCTCATCAATATGCCGAAGGATTTGAGTGGGTGTTTGTAAACGGAACGGCCGTAATTGATGAAGGTGTGCTGAATCAAACATTGCCTGCAGGTGTCATTCGTCGAAAAATCAGCTCGAACTCATATTAA
- a CDS encoding undecaprenyl-diphosphate phosphatase encodes MAIWVAILLGIIQGIFMFFPVSSTSHLALVQHFLISRGVVLPDPDSPEMILFDLIVHVGTLVSIAYVFRDSLSKFIQNTLSGFYELKTGESTPIGELYRKLTFLGLLSVFMTGAIGFPLKAMFEQVFANPLIISGTLATTGVILWFTDKLPPRKIGLRQIGIGMAIIIGTAQAFALMPGLSRSGMTIAFALFAGMQRKWAAEYSFFLAIPTILGASLLQTIEVMSLGGLTLSAPVLITAFIVSAIVGIFALKIVIHLLYKAQFRVFSYYLWLLAAVVAVASVRGIM; translated from the coding sequence ATGGCCATTTGGGTAGCAATTTTATTAGGTATCATTCAGGGGATTTTTATGTTTTTCCCGGTCAGCTCTACCAGCCACCTGGCGCTGGTTCAGCACTTTCTGATCAGCCGCGGTGTTGTGTTGCCCGATCCCGATTCGCCGGAGATGATTCTGTTTGATCTGATTGTGCATGTAGGCACGCTGGTCTCCATCGCTTACGTTTTTCGTGACAGCCTATCCAAGTTCATTCAAAATACACTCTCCGGGTTTTATGAGCTAAAAACCGGTGAAAGCACGCCCATTGGCGAGTTATACCGCAAACTTACGTTTCTCGGTCTGCTTTCTGTATTTATGACCGGCGCGATCGGCTTCCCATTGAAAGCGATGTTCGAGCAGGTGTTTGCGAATCCGCTGATCATAAGCGGTACGCTTGCTACGACCGGCGTGATTCTCTGGTTTACAGATAAACTGCCGCCACGGAAAATCGGGCTGCGCCAAATTGGTATCGGAATGGCGATTATCATTGGAACCGCACAGGCTTTTGCCCTGATGCCGGGACTGAGCCGAAGCGGAATGACCATCGCGTTTGCCCTTTTTGCCGGTATGCAGCGTAAATGGGCGGCTGAATACAGCTTTTTCCTGGCTATTCCAACCATTCTGGGCGCATCACTGCTTCAAACGATTGAGGTGATGAGCCTTGGCGGGCTGACGCTCTCTGCCCCCGTATTAATCACCGCGTTTATAGTTTCTGCAATTGTCGGGATTTTTGCCCTCAAAATTGTGATTCACCTGCTCTACAAAGCACAGTTCCGTGTCTTCTCATATTATCTCTGGCTTCTTGCTGCTGTTGTAGCCGTAGCATCTGTCCGTGGAATTATGTAG
- a CDS encoding histidine kinase dimerization/phosphoacceptor domain -containing protein, with product MNSLIQESFHKEKLDLLLRLIGQINSNLDINKVLLNIIDAAKIITDSEACSVFLTDKLTDEMILSIPTGPAGDSITGKRFPMGEGIAGWVAENGEPQIVNDVSADERFRGDFNPEIFITRNILCAPLLNQSQEVIGVLQAINKEDAGQYLQEEVPLFQALANQAAIAITNARMHEERTTLLAEIHHRVKNNMAVVSSLIQMQAMMETDEGVQGKLLVNVARISSMATVHEQLYQSDSFSRLNLGQSIEKVSLSSLSSLNSSSNVNAAFACDNADLSINQSIPCSLIVNEVIIHLVKHGFKTVEKGEFHLELTESTDKESILLTIQHNGQSIRERIEGEDISEAGFHLIEVLSKQLEAEYSYTEDPNRHEFSLWFQKSDKKGVGNGSL from the coding sequence ATGAATAGTCTGATTCAAGAATCATTTCACAAGGAAAAACTGGACCTGCTCCTGAGGTTGATCGGGCAGATTAATTCCAATCTCGACATCAATAAAGTTCTTTTGAATATTATTGATGCGGCCAAAATTATTACCGACAGCGAAGCGTGCTCAGTATTCTTAACGGATAAACTTACTGATGAGATGATTTTAAGCATCCCAACAGGTCCGGCAGGGGATTCCATCACCGGTAAACGATTTCCCATGGGAGAAGGAATTGCAGGATGGGTTGCCGAAAACGGGGAACCGCAAATTGTGAATGACGTGTCTGCTGATGAACGGTTTCGGGGCGATTTTAACCCGGAAATTTTTATAACACGCAACATACTTTGTGCTCCGCTGCTTAACCAGTCCCAGGAAGTGATTGGTGTTCTGCAGGCTATAAACAAGGAGGATGCAGGGCAGTATCTGCAGGAAGAAGTTCCGCTTTTCCAGGCGCTGGCTAACCAGGCCGCAATTGCCATCACCAACGCCCGGATGCACGAAGAGAGAACCACGTTGCTGGCCGAAATCCACCATCGTGTAAAAAATAACATGGCGGTTGTATCAAGCCTGATCCAGATGCAGGCGATGATGGAAACGGATGAGGGAGTGCAGGGAAAACTGCTGGTGAACGTCGCACGAATTTCAAGTATGGCTACGGTACATGAGCAGCTTTACCAGTCAGACAGTTTTTCGAGACTGAATTTGGGCCAAAGTATCGAGAAGGTATCTCTTAGTTCACTAAGCAGTCTGAATTCATCGAGCAACGTAAATGCTGCCTTTGCATGCGACAATGCCGATTTGAGTATCAATCAGTCGATTCCCTGCTCATTGATTGTAAACGAGGTGATCATTCACCTGGTGAAGCACGGATTTAAAACGGTGGAGAAAGGGGAGTTTCACCTGGAGCTCACCGAATCAACGGATAAAGAGAGTATTCTGCTCACAATTCAGCATAACGGTCAGTCGATTCGGGAGCGGATCGAGGGTGAGGATATCAGCGAGGCGGGTTTTCATCTCATTGAAGTGTTGTCAAAGCAGCTGGAAGCAGAGTATAGTTATACTGAAGATCCGAACCGGCATGAATTCAGTCTTTGGTTTCAGAAATCAGATAAAAAAGGTGTGGGGAACGGTAGTCTTTAG
- a CDS encoding cation diffusion facilitator family transporter: MATFDEVKRALLISLFVSLFSLSLKIAAFVITDSTAALSDAAESVVHLFAVLFVVYGYYLSIKPADEDHHYGHERVEFLSVGAEGAIIIVAGLSILYHAFESMITGIEIVNMGAGIILLVAAALINLVLGSYVLRIGRKHDNMIAVSNGKHTLTDVWTSGGVVIALVIIHFTGWLFIDVIVSLLIAGYIMYEAYKLLSFSVKGLMDTRNPSADSALTRVLNEQLPDKANGWHHLRHRTSGNTTWIEFHLVFDDEINLKDAHDEATILERKLIDSLKTDAIITIHLEPDEAHDESHTILKGANKKKDLDEFA; this comes from the coding sequence ATGGCAACTTTCGACGAAGTAAAACGAGCACTGCTTATCAGCCTGTTTGTTTCGCTTTTCTCGCTCTCCCTGAAGATTGCAGCTTTTGTCATCACAGATTCCACTGCGGCGTTGTCTGATGCTGCCGAATCGGTGGTTCATCTTTTTGCCGTATTATTTGTGGTGTATGGGTATTATTTGAGTATTAAACCGGCCGATGAAGACCATCATTACGGGCACGAGCGGGTGGAGTTTTTATCAGTCGGAGCGGAGGGAGCCATCATCATCGTTGCCGGGCTTTCTATTCTCTACCATGCGTTCGAGAGCATGATCACCGGTATCGAAATTGTGAACATGGGCGCCGGTATCATCCTGCTGGTAGCGGCTGCGCTGATCAACCTGGTTCTTGGAAGCTACGTCCTGCGGATAGGACGTAAACACGATAACATGATCGCCGTCAGTAACGGAAAACACACGCTTACCGATGTATGGACAAGCGGCGGTGTTGTGATAGCGCTTGTGATCATACATTTTACCGGGTGGCTTTTTATTGATGTGATTGTCAGCCTGCTGATTGCCGGATACATCATGTATGAGGCGTACAAACTGCTCAGCTTCTCGGTAAAAGGGCTGATGGATACCCGTAACCCATCGGCCGATAGTGCGCTGACCCGCGTACTGAATGAGCAGCTCCCGGATAAAGCCAACGGGTGGCACCATCTTCGCCATCGCACATCCGGCAACACTACCTGGATTGAGTTTCATCTTGTTTTTGATGATGAAATCAACCTGAAAGATGCCCACGATGAAGCCACAATCCTTGAAAGAAAACTGATTGACTCCTTAAAGACCGATGCCATCATCACCATCCACCTGGAACCGGACGAAGCGCATGACGAATCGCATACCATTCTGAAAGGGGCAAACAAAAAGAAAGACCTGGATGAATTTGCGTGA
- a CDS encoding DUF4159 domain-containing protein, producing MISDPLTFVKNLLALLVFLLPFVLVPILEAQDNGDFKIARVQYRGGGDWYSSPTALTNLARYARENHPISISTRYDDVQLGSRDIFNYPFLFITGHGNITVNDSEMENLRRYLENGGFLHVDDDYGMDEYVRPILQRIFPDEELIELPADHPIYSNVYSFPEGRPPKVHEHDGLPPQAFGLFHNGRMVLLYTYESNPSDGWAYDQHSNPQHITDAALQFGVNMLMYVFNSP from the coding sequence TTGATTTCTGACCCCCTGACGTTCGTGAAAAACCTTTTAGCACTACTCGTTTTTCTTCTCCCATTTGTTCTTGTTCCCATTCTTGAAGCTCAGGATAACGGCGATTTCAAAATTGCGCGGGTTCAGTATCGTGGTGGGGGCGACTGGTATAGCTCACCTACAGCACTTACCAATCTCGCGCGCTACGCCCGTGAAAATCATCCCATCAGCATCAGCACGCGGTATGATGATGTTCAGCTCGGCAGCCGTGATATTTTTAACTATCCATTTCTATTCATAACCGGCCACGGCAACATCACGGTGAATGATTCCGAAATGGAAAATCTTCGCCGATACCTTGAAAACGGCGGTTTTCTGCATGTAGATGATGATTACGGCATGGATGAGTATGTGCGCCCAATTTTACAGCGGATTTTCCCGGATGAGGAGCTGATTGAACTCCCGGCAGATCACCCCATCTATAGCAATGTTTACTCATTCCCGGAGGGGCGTCCGCCAAAAGTTCACGAACACGACGGGCTTCCGCCCCAGGCATTCGGACTCTTTCACAACGGCCGGATGGTGCTGCTCTACACATACGAATCGAATCCGTCAGACGGCTGGGCTTACGATCAGCATAGCAATCCGCAGCACATCACAGATGCAGCGCTTCAGTTTGGAGTGAACATGCTGATGTATGTTTTCAACTCTCCATGA
- a CDS encoding 1-acyl-sn-glycerol-3-phosphate acyltransferase, translating to MRKVIAYLKLGTLTVFTLIFWSIYMIVLGLIKLTPFRYERWRNFFMRNWSRAAALIFNIRVKAEGKPPKAPFFIVCNHMGYLDIIPLYLQLRCTFVAKKEVRSWPILGKMVDSVGVIFVDRNRRTDVKRVNELITNSLNEFQGLIVFPEGTSTGGYEVKDFHASLLQYPAATNRPVYAASLHYETAPKDPPAVDSVCFFGGRESFGSHVVKFAQNRRTDCTIRFREETIQSDDRKELAVKLHDAVAEIFTPTSVKPEQEIAEVGE from the coding sequence ATGAGAAAGGTTATCGCTTATCTGAAATTGGGAACACTTACAGTTTTTACACTGATATTTTGGTCCATTTACATGATAGTTCTCGGACTGATCAAACTCACTCCCTTCCGCTACGAAAGATGGCGAAATTTCTTCATGCGTAACTGGAGCCGTGCTGCCGCACTGATATTTAATATTCGTGTAAAAGCCGAGGGAAAACCGCCAAAAGCTCCTTTTTTTATAGTGTGTAACCATATGGGGTATCTTGATATCATACCGCTTTACCTCCAATTGCGCTGTACGTTTGTAGCAAAAAAAGAGGTGAGGAGCTGGCCGATTCTTGGAAAGATGGTAGATTCTGTCGGTGTGATTTTTGTTGATAGAAATCGACGAACGGATGTAAAACGAGTAAATGAACTGATCACAAATTCGCTGAATGAATTCCAGGGACTGATTGTATTTCCCGAAGGCACGTCTACCGGCGGATACGAAGTAAAAGATTTCCACGCGTCACTGCTACAGTATCCTGCGGCAACCAACCGTCCGGTTTACGCCGCTTCCCTGCACTACGAAACAGCACCGAAAGACCCTCCTGCTGTGGATAGCGTTTGCTTCTTCGGCGGACGTGAATCGTTTGGCAGTCATGTAGTCAAATTTGCACAAAACAGGCGAACCGACTGCACCATCCGTTTCCGGGAAGAGACCATTCAGTCAGACGACCGAAAAGAACTCGCCGTTAAACTTCACGACGCGGTAGCAGAAATCTTTACCCCCACCTCTGTGAAACCGGAACAAGAGATTGCTGAGGTTGGCGAATAA
- a CDS encoding amidohydrolase family protein, translating to MTSSLRLLFWIPLLWIAVSCSGQEYDLLIKNGSIIDGSGSEAFSGHVLVKDGIIEKVGDFDPGDFTAKQTIDANGRTVSPGFVDVHSRGVPQETPRFDNFLSQGVTTITLGLIGRSLGGEDVAGWMEEVDDISTGPGVIHLTGHSTLRNLTDSPRNSEPNDEYLSRMKEILSESMRAGSFGLSYGLEFEPGSYAGMPELVALANTAAENGGMIMGHVRSEDDDRIESSVTEILNIARESGAPLNISHLKIVYADDPQRAEDVLDLMNEARDEGLTITADLYPYVASFTTIGIIFPEWARPPNEFSEVVENRRDELAEYLRNRVNLRNGPEATLFGTEPWIGQTLADVAEELNKPFEDVLIDDIGPEGASAAYFVMNEEVMKRFLTDPYVMVSSDGGPEMRHPRGYGSFARIIRQYVNEENLMPLEEAIYKMSGLPAETLGLTDSSKTDIRRGLIREGFAADLLIFDPANVWDNATFEDPHQYAEGFEWVFVNGTAVIDEGVRNDQLPSGIIRRKQP from the coding sequence ATGACCTCATCACTGCGCTTACTTTTTTGGATTCCGCTGCTGTGGATTGCTGTTTCCTGTTCAGGCCAGGAATATGATCTGCTGATAAAAAACGGATCAATCATCGATGGTAGCGGCTCTGAAGCATTTTCAGGCCATGTTCTTGTAAAGGATGGCATAATTGAAAAAGTTGGGGATTTTGATCCCGGTGATTTTACTGCAAAACAAACAATTGATGCTAACGGCCGTACGGTTTCGCCCGGATTTGTGGACGTTCATTCCAGGGGGGTGCCGCAGGAAACACCGCGGTTTGATAATTTTCTTTCCCAGGGCGTTACTACAATCACGCTTGGGCTCATCGGCAGAAGTCTGGGCGGAGAGGATGTTGCCGGTTGGATGGAAGAAGTTGATGACATATCAACCGGTCCCGGTGTGATACACTTAACAGGGCACAGTACGCTCCGAAACCTTACAGATTCACCCCGCAATTCCGAACCGAATGATGAATATCTGAGCCGGATGAAAGAAATTCTCTCTGAGTCGATGCGGGCAGGATCTTTCGGTCTTTCGTACGGACTCGAGTTTGAACCCGGAAGTTACGCAGGGATGCCGGAATTGGTGGCTCTCGCAAACACGGCTGCAGAAAACGGGGGAATGATCATGGGGCATGTAAGAAGTGAGGATGATGACCGAATTGAATCATCTGTAACCGAAATTTTGAATATTGCGCGTGAATCCGGAGCTCCGTTAAACATTTCCCATCTGAAAATTGTATATGCGGATGATCCTCAGCGGGCCGAAGATGTACTTGACTTGATGAATGAAGCGCGGGATGAAGGGCTCACCATCACGGCGGATCTATATCCCTACGTAGCCAGTTTTACAACAATCGGCATTATTTTTCCGGAGTGGGCGCGTCCGCCTAATGAATTCAGTGAAGTGGTGGAAAACCGCAGAGATGAGCTGGCTGAATATCTCAGAAACCGGGTGAATCTCAGAAACGGCCCTGAAGCTACACTCTTTGGCACGGAACCCTGGATCGGTCAAACCCTGGCCGATGTGGCAGAGGAACTGAACAAACCGTTTGAGGATGTATTGATTGATGATATTGGTCCGGAAGGTGCAAGCGCTGCCTATTTTGTGATGAATGAGGAGGTGATGAAGCGATTTTTAACCGATCCCTACGTGATGGTAAGCAGTGACGGCGGCCCGGAAATGCGTCATCCGCGCGGGTATGGAAGTTTTGCGCGAATTATTCGCCAGTATGTGAATGAAGAGAACCTGATGCCGCTCGAAGAAGCGATCTACAAAATGAGCGGACTTCCGGCCGAAACTTTGGGACTTACAGATTCATCAAAAACAGACATTCGCCGCGGTTTGATTCGTGAAGGTTTTGCAGCTGACTTGCTGATTTTTGATCCGGCCAATGTATGGGATAACGCCACGTTTGAAGATCCTCATCAATATGCCGAGGGATTTGAGTGGGTGTTTGTAAACGGCACAGCCGTAATTGATGAGGGTGTGCGGAACGATCAGCTGCCATCCGGGATCATCCGCCGAAAACAGCCGTAA
- a CDS encoding TraR/DksA C4-type zinc finger protein encodes MTESEKNELKILIGEHIHSIKEEIIELTELTKPVSLDASIGRLSRMDAINNKAINEKALREKKRTLQKLERAQERDEEDKLGTCLKCGNEIPFGRLKIMPYTTRCVQCSGR; translated from the coding sequence ATGACTGAATCTGAGAAAAACGAGCTCAAGATCCTGATCGGTGAACACATCCACTCGATAAAGGAAGAGATCATTGAGCTCACGGAATTAACAAAGCCGGTTTCACTGGACGCCTCTATCGGCCGCCTCTCCCGGATGGATGCGATAAACAACAAGGCGATCAATGAGAAAGCATTACGCGAGAAAAAACGGACTCTGCAAAAGCTGGAGCGTGCGCAGGAGAGAGATGAAGAAGACAAACTTGGCACCTGCCTGAAGTGCGGAAATGAGATCCCGTTCGGGCGGTTAAAAATTATGCCCTATACCACACGGTGCGTTCAGTGCTCGGGGAGATGA
- a CDS encoding S9 family peptidase, translating to MLKPISITRFFILTISILLLNSLSDVHSQGLSPDDVASIETVGAVAMSPDGNSIAYTLSVPRTEDEDIGRNYSELYVVPADGGDPVPVIQKPNSAGSPQWGADGRLYFTTRNTDYHNQVQVYSVNRSGEDFQQHSSAEHGLSSFSWSDNGSFLAYTAMDPVSDERREMEQRGYDMIVAGENQRFMRLWIQPRDGDAEKISPDDLYIWDFSWAPNSRQLAIRVSDEPGADIEQMYTRYAVINRDGSDLNEIMTAPKKKAAMSWSPDGNRLAVLAGRVYSDPLPQRIWVMSSDGTEVDDLTPAGWEGTVESISWQSNRALLFTAVERSSTTLNRMRIDQPDMTRIAGGEDEIFRSISLDERNRTFAASVNTREHPGEVYRGTIQRGELSRITHHNEWLSDRELGEQSSITWPGADGLEMEGILVKPVGYEEGTRYPLAILPHGGPEGISMNGWNTRALYPSQVLANEGYVVFKPNYRGSGGRGTVFASANHRDLGGKEFDDVLLGIESLDDMGLIDPEKVGISGTSYGGYFAAWAATRHSDRFAAGITFAGLSNWISFMGTTDIPHEMSVVHWDLYWFDNPGQNWERSPVAWLNQADTPLLVVHGLADDRVHPEQSIQLHQFLEMKGIPTGLVLYPRQPHGLTERAHQLDFMNRVIEWFDEYVK from the coding sequence ATGCTGAAACCAATTTCTATCACCCGGTTTTTCATCCTTACGATTTCAATTTTACTGCTTAACTCTCTTTCTGATGTACACTCCCAGGGACTTTCCCCTGATGATGTGGCATCTATTGAGACGGTTGGAGCTGTTGCAATGAGTCCCGACGGAAACTCGATCGCCTACACACTAAGTGTACCCAGGACGGAAGATGAGGATATTGGCAGAAATTACTCCGAGCTCTATGTTGTGCCTGCTGATGGCGGAGATCCCGTTCCGGTCATCCAGAAACCGAACAGCGCCGGTTCACCGCAATGGGGCGCTGACGGACGCCTCTATTTCACCACACGAAATACTGATTATCATAACCAGGTACAGGTTTATTCCGTTAACCGGTCAGGCGAGGATTTTCAGCAACACAGCAGTGCGGAACATGGACTCAGCAGTTTTTCCTGGAGTGATAATGGATCGTTTCTTGCCTATACGGCGATGGATCCTGTTTCCGATGAGCGGCGCGAAATGGAACAGAGAGGGTATGATATGATTGTGGCCGGGGAAAATCAGCGGTTCATGCGGCTATGGATTCAGCCTCGAGATGGAGATGCTGAAAAAATTTCTCCGGATGATCTCTACATCTGGGATTTCTCATGGGCACCAAACAGCCGTCAGCTTGCGATCCGGGTGAGTGATGAACCCGGTGCCGATATTGAACAGATGTATACTCGCTATGCTGTCATAAACCGCGACGGATCGGATCTGAATGAGATCATGACGGCACCCAAGAAAAAAGCGGCTATGAGCTGGTCACCTGATGGAAACCGGCTCGCTGTGTTGGCAGGCAGAGTGTATAGCGATCCGCTTCCGCAGCGAATCTGGGTGATGAGCTCAGACGGCACGGAAGTTGATGACCTCACCCCGGCTGGCTGGGAAGGAACCGTGGAATCGATCTCCTGGCAAAGTAACCGTGCACTGCTTTTTACAGCCGTAGAACGATCCAGCACAACCCTGAACCGAATGCGGATCGACCAGCCGGATATGACACGCATTGCAGGAGGTGAAGATGAAATTTTCCGCAGCATCAGCCTCGATGAACGAAACCGAACGTTTGCTGCATCTGTGAATACACGCGAACATCCCGGTGAAGTCTATCGCGGAACCATTCAGCGGGGAGAACTCAGCCGGATCACACATCACAACGAATGGTTGTCAGATCGGGAATTGGGTGAGCAGAGTTCCATCACATGGCCCGGAGCTGACGGACTGGAGATGGAGGGAATTCTGGTGAAACCGGTGGGATATGAAGAGGGAACGCGCTATCCGCTGGCGATTTTGCCGCATGGCGGCCCGGAAGGAATCAGTATGAACGGATGGAATACGCGCGCACTTTACCCGAGTCAGGTGCTCGCAAATGAAGGGTACGTGGTTTTCAAACCGAACTATCGCGGGAGCGGCGGGCGGGGAACCGTCTTTGCTTCGGCAAACCATCGCGACCTGGGCGGTAAAGAGTTTGATGATGTGCTGCTGGGAATCGAATCCCTCGACGATATGGGACTGATCGATCCGGAAAAAGTTGGTATTTCAGGGACATCCTACGGCGGATATTTTGCTGCATGGGCCGCCACCCGGCACAGCGACCGTTTTGCCGCCGGAATTACTTTTGCGGGACTCTCCAACTGGATATCCTTCATGGGCACGACGGATATTCCGCACGAAATGAGTGTGGTTCACTGGGATCTCTATTGGTTCGATAATCCAGGCCAGAACTGGGAGCGATCCCCTGTAGCGTGGCTTAACCAGGCCGATACTCCGCTACTGGTTGTTCACGGACTTGCTGATGACCGCGTTCACCCCGAGCAGTCGATTCAGCTCCATCAGTTCCTGGAAATGAAGGGAATTCCTACCGGGCTTGTGCTCTACCCTCGACAGCCCCACGGCCTCACGGAACGTGCCCATCAGCTCGATTTTATGAACCGTGTGATTGAATGGTTTGATGAATATGTGAAATAG
- a CDS encoding CrcB family protein — protein sequence MKNLLSSNVLWIALGGVCGALLRHATNTLFGLLAADSHFITATTIENLLGSFLMGVFFTVLSRNPEKNIRINLFLLTGLLGSYTTYSGFMTEAFVFFGDSFYLFAAYLFSQIFAGVLLLAAGVKIAQFIRKEN from the coding sequence ATGAAAAATCTTTTGTCATCAAACGTATTGTGGATTGCACTGGGCGGCGTTTGCGGAGCGTTACTAAGGCATGCTACGAATACACTTTTCGGCCTTCTTGCTGCGGATTCACACTTCATCACCGCAACAACAATTGAGAACCTACTCGGCAGTTTTTTGATGGGCGTTTTTTTTACGGTGCTTAGCCGCAATCCTGAAAAAAATATTCGGATAAACCTTTTCCTGCTCACCGGACTGCTTGGCAGCTATACCACCTACTCGGGATTTATGACGGAAGCCTTTGTTTTCTTCGGGGATTCATTCTATCTCTTTGCGGCATATCTTTTTTCTCAAATATTTGCCGGTGTACTGTTGCTGGCCGCCGGTGTGAAAATTGCTCAATTCATCAGAAAAGAGAACTAA